The following proteins come from a genomic window of Plutella xylostella chromosome 22, ilPluXylo3.1, whole genome shotgun sequence:
- the LOC125490349 gene encoding uncharacterized protein LOC125490349, with the protein MTMSESVSSSSSKVSQFGLYRTIDSRTEEFLKLSKKRQIRQGCACAVVTTAITVTVVVVILLIYEYAIAVESNIVQIGGNLMRQLNDSVVLNDTPVADRLDRAYLGFDQDYFEQMPLLVNAMQENSYSDPSVESLLPSIKHTRDPKSYNLTTEPVVKIGYKPTVLGKTSPRPFIFEYRSPTPVPFHKNYNSRSWLESYRNAQRLKNLEQVINYLEKTIHAKFGDVHNLPSSKHSIAFTGVLQPADHSSYHVKQIPESDLITQSSNNVQNVKKDHRENHQADPYFNFKPDSPGDVNLLADVPYKFSLANMPSFATKPTFRYPLFRPVTRLKGCVGPKCVSQIIEKKIFHSAEKSSEVRSSETGLFDTGNHKSFNVIMSLYPVTTPPTVQYTKKDTPDKIYITTSRPQFQLRRKSIYSPNRRRVYVRRHKRPRILSGSSEENISSSHSSENLSSEVSGSTNEAKVTLHLDVVPKVESTTDLPTTSTEKFTPSPEIVYNPAYVSTCSPICSVEDYHVGSSGVIPIEMRTYPTNYVPQVTNAPSVFNSASTTEELRQWTTPQPEILKFSKEDARVPENYMQYQTTSQPEHSVDLQTEANRRNFRSFEEDDDNNDDDDRKGIDQDDEAKRRMLIVKLRNYLDDSTSTSTAKNDITSQETIENDTEDNIMDETTTEFLNIESTTLDTYVPQINGHYRSVNQNSRQVKTWFDENSEEDHKARLEVISVTTQKKPALKYVEIKRHKNTEHDE; encoded by the coding sequence GTAATTCTACTCATCTATGAATATGCAATCGCAGTAGAATCAAACATAGTACAAATAGGAGGCAATCTGATGAGACAACTTAACGATAGTGTAGTTCTCAATGATACACCCGTAGCTGACCGACTTGATAGAGCCTATCTTGGATTTGACCAAGATTATTTTGAGCAAATGCCTCTTCTCGTCAACGCAATGCAAGAAAATAGTTATAGTGACCCATCAGTGGAGTCTTTATTACCATCAATCAAACACACCCGCGATCCGAAATCATATAATTTGACAACAGAACCAGTGGTGAAAATTGGTTACAAACCAACTGTATTAGGAAAAACTAGCCCAAgaccatttatttttgaatacCGAAGTCCTACACCTGTTCCATTCCACAAAAACTACAATTCAAGAAGTTGGCTAGAAAGTTACCGAAATGCTCAAAGATTGAAAAATTTAGAACAAGTGATTAATTACTTAGAGAAGACCATTCATGCTAAATTTGGTGACGTACATAATTTACCATCTAGTAAACATAGCATTGCATTTACCGGAGTACTTCAACCAGCAGATCACAGTTCCTATCACGTCAAACAAATTCCAGAGTCGGACTTAATAACGCAGAGTTCAAATAATGTTCAAAATGTAAAGAAAGATCATCGAGAGAACCACCAGGCAGAtccatattttaatttcaaaccAGATAGTCCAGGTGACGTTAATCTACTGGCTGATGTTCCTTACAAGTTTTCACTAGCAAATATGCCAAGTTTTGCTACGAAACCGACTTTTAGATATCCTTTGTTCAGACCAGTCACGCGCTTAAAAGGATGTGTGGGGCCGAAGTGTGTCAGTCAAATAATAGAGAAGAAAATATTCCATTCAGCAGAAAAATCATCAGAAGTAAGAAGCTCAGAAACAGGACTATTTGATACCGGTAATCATAAATCTTTTAATGTCATAATGAGCCTCTATCCTGTGACTACTCCTCCTACAGTTCAATATACTAAAAAAGATACCCCCGATAAGATCTATATTACTACATCAAGACCTCAATTTCAACTACGAAGAAAATCTATATACTCTCCAAACCGTCGGAGAGTTTATGTGAGACGGCATAAAAGACCTCGTATTTTATCCGGTTCTTCAGAGGAAAACATTTCAAGCTCACATTCTTCTGAAAACCTCAGTTCAGAAGTCTCTGGCAGCACGAACGAGGCAAAAGTGACACTCCATTTAGATGTTGTTCCAAAAGTAGAATCTACCACTGATTTACCAACAACCTCAActgaaaaatttacaccttcaCCAGAAATTGTGTATAATCCTGCATATGTTTCAACTTGCTCACCGATATGTTCAGTAGAAGATTATCATGTTGGTAGTTCAGGAGTAATCCCTATCGAAATGCGGACATACCCAACAAATTATGTCCCACAAGTAACTAATGCTCCGTCAGTTTTTAACAGTGCGTCAACAACAGAAGAATTACGACAGTggaccacaccacaaccagaaatattaaaatttagcaAGGAAGATGCTAGAGTTCCTGAAAATTACATGCAGTACCAAACCACTTCTCAGCCAGAACACAGTGTTGATTTACAAACGGAGGCAAATAGAAGAAACTTCCGAAGTTTTGAGGAAGATGATGacaataatgatgatgatgacagaaAGGGAATTGATCAAGATGACGAAGCAAAGAGACGGATGCTTATAGTTAAACTAAGAAATTATTTAGATGACAGTACTTCTACTAGTACGGCAAAAAATGATATAACATCACAGGAAACTATCGAAAATGACACAGAAGATAATATAATGGATGAAACAACTACAGAATTTCTCAATATTGAAAGTACTACATTGGATACTTATGTTCCACAAATAAATGGACATTACAGGAGTGTCAATCAGAATTCAAGGCAAGTAAAAACGTGGTTTGACGAAAACAGTGAAGAAGATCATAAAGCTAGATTAGAAGTGATATCTGTAACTACCCAAAAGAAGCCAGCTCTGAAATACGTAGAAATTAAAAGGCACAAAAACACTGAACATGATGAATAG
- the LOC105382108 gene encoding cadherin-23, which produces MAEIIFQKRKAATVFSDPNPLVILLLLSICQYCASQVINRAPHFIPAVGDMSQFSILENTPVGTPVYQLKGIDPENGQLTYSISGQYFTVDPQTGVVTLAKTLDREKQATLEIIISITDEPVAETEPNTISLRRVIAVKDINDNPPIFINRPYIVNISEATPVGSDIEVSPTIIVTDKDEGVNAEIQVKCTTNEKGSDVEACSTFKVMTDKISPGIFQVRLVLKRALDFESRTAYIVSLEAKDISDNPLRAVASVAVTVSDVQDQPPVFVNGPYSATVPENTPEGTVIMDILARDGDTVNPRPVLLTLEGDTEDYFALESDENGKPMLITTDIPIDRESDTVMQNGGVYTFFIKATELINHEIPSDFTVSQVTIIVTDEDDHIPEFNKEVFDVSIPENIENGSPIPSLSIYVQDDDIGQNSKYDLRLKDVFNSEGVFDISTDHGEGRTPISIKVKDSSRLDYDVDDEKMRLFSFDIIASVNGEDLSSARVNIKLLDVNDNAPVFDMSSYKFSVHENATIGSKVGDITAMDKDYGIFGEIEYSLNGFGFNLFRTDKSKGGIYVGHTLDYENQKSFSLTLFAKDGGGKVSSTSVLVDVLDVNDNAPVFELAEYTRTIREGAMTFEPQLIIRAADIDGIDQGDGRIKYSIESDNSIANHGNVFSIDEDTGELKVVNKAESMDTPRGQYELVVRATDYGHPPLHNETRVYIRVGVPGNQRPTFKGNFHNYKYTTHQRVPDSTEDFTFELNPMNYKASIREDAGPGENVTLVIANDPDGLDDLLTYHIVSGSKDNFIINEKTGLVTVSNDANLDRDINSDKYEIIVSAVDSGVPIPETATTTIFVTIVDVNNKPPKFNVSESTTYISEKSKIGNTVTKLQAYDTDINSKLKYSIIEPIKALSKAGVQLQSNSNYDYKSLFRIDEDTGEIFVNGTLDYSQASIVILTVKVVDIHGEVDKENQFAVIEHTIYIQPYADKNPQFTNTGWSSANPIIYQKVREEQPIGSTVLVLTAEDPISGHVISNFKVINSETGLLQVDPLSGQVVLTKHLDYEELKNPNLTVTVKAASNDGSKHSIAKIIVEVVNINDNPPMFDKELYKVSVLESIKHPEQILVVKATDADAVLTDVDNEKGFSDIRYAIRGENSELFVIDNVTGIIQIAPNKTLDRERQSVMRLELIAMDTPKGGSDRLKSSSIIFIDVLDVDDNTPAFDKTVYTAVVPENVPIGISVTTVTAVDPDEGIGGEILYEFLDEGEANGFFTIDQTTGEIRTNRDLTGRGRIEPYRLLVGATDGGGHTGDTSLQLYIGDVSANDGVPRFIRPAAEEVLQISENATIGSPVFQAVASDPDDPTQPSGQLYYSIQQNNADSKVFAIDAQTGIITTRQPLDREYKSSYTLVLEVWDRGQPPQHSARVATVNVTDVDDHKPRFIRSIDDSPYIMNVKEEVPIDTVVGTLEAIDEDVGENAAIDYAIKAGNDMGLFKLERTDDNKGVIKVAATVDREMVARQVLTVKCYKYGSKPKLSKSYNRLDTSEMQVLIKINDVDDHLPEFESPNITIGVKLNVPIDTLIGKVKATDRDPEALPINYEIVNITFVSPIQKEYKNISQVVVLNNMTGELRIMKNLMQYADGIFRLVIRANNSDDPDRYGDVLVEVVVVRERDLLKLIWDTGATNVRSNLPALMGKFDKVLTPLGLKLQIHDAAPLAASDRTLDFTKTGACFQFRKLDSGEALNPKAMKATIRSLGTEFQEILESSGVRNVSSCGISRQRHSAVQHALLGLAAILPLAAFIAALVLCCMHSSAKRRARQALLIHREPPPIGVAPSNISAPTRLYAEPLYST; this is translated from the exons ATGGCCGAGATAATATTCCAGAAGCGCAAAGCGGCGACAGTGTTCAGCGATCCGAACCCTCTGGTGATACTCCTACTGCTGTCAATATGCCAGTATTGCGCCAGCCAAGTGATCAACCGAGCACCACACTTCATACCGGCAGTGGGGGACATGTCCCAGTTCTCCATACTAGAGAACACTCCAGTGGGGACACCTGTTTATCAACTTAAAG GAATTGACCCGGAAAACGGTCAGCTGACGTACTCGATATCCGGGCAGTACTTCACGGTGGACCCCCAGACCGGCGTGGTGACGCTCGCCAAGACCCTCGACCGGGAGAAGCAGGCCACGCTCgagatcatcatcagcatcactG ACGAACCTGTGGCTGAGACTGAACCGAACACAATATCATTACGCCGAGTTATAGCTGTGAAAGATATCAACGACAATCCACCGATATTCATTAACCGACCTTATATCGTCAACATTAGTGAAGCTACTCCAGTAGGCTCGGATATTGAG GTCTCTCCAACAATTATAGTAACTGATAAAGATGAAGGAGTGAATGCGGAGATCCAAGTAAAATGCAccacaaacgaaaaaggaagcgATGTAGAAGCATGCTCCACATTCAAAGTGATGACTGACAAG ATATCACCAGGCATATTCCAAGTGCGCTTAGTTCTTAAACGCGCCCTAGACTTCGAGAGTCGGACGGCGTACATTGTCAGTTTGGAAGCGAAGGACATATCTGATAACCCTCTGAGAGCCGTGGCCAGTGTAGCCGTGACCGTGTCTGATGTACAAGACCAACCACCGGTGTTTGTCAATGGACCATACTCGGCTACTGTACCAGAAAATACACCTGAG GGCACAGTTATAATGGACATTCTAGCAAGAGACGGTGACACAGTGAATCCCAGACCAGTTTTGTTGACTCTAGAGGGCGACACTGAAGACTACTTTGCGTTAGAGAGTGATGAGAACGGAAAGCCTATGCTGATTACAACTGACATCCCTATCGACCGAGAAAGCGATACGGTCATGCAAAACGGTGGTGTATAtacttttttcataaaa GCGACAGAATTAATTAACCATGAAATTCCATCAGATTTTACTGTAAGTCAAGTTACAATTATAGTGACAGACGAAGATGATCATATACCAGAGTTCAACAAAGAAGTGTTTGATGTGTCTATACctgaaaatatagaaaatgGTAGTCCTATACCTAGTCTTTCTATTTATGTTCAAGACGATGATATAGGTCAGAACAGTAAATACGATTTGCGACTGAAAGATGTATTTAATTCAGAAGGAGTATTTGATATCAGCACTGATCACGGAGAAGGAAGAACGCCAATAAGCATTAAAGTAAAAGATTCGTCAAGATTAGATTACGATGTAGATGATGAAAAAATGCGACTGTTTAGCTTTGATATTATTGCATCAGTCAATGGAGAGGACTTATCTTCGGCTAGAGTAAACATTAAATTACTGGATGTCAACGATAACGCACCTGTTTTTGATATGTCAAGTTATAAGTTTAGTGTACACGAAAACGCTACCATTGGATCGAAAGTTGGAGATATCACAGCCATGGATAAAGATTATGGCATATTCGGagagatagaatattctttaaaTGGTTTTGGTTTTAATCTGTTTAGAACTGATAAATCTAAAGGTGGTATATACGTTGGACATACATTAGAttatgaaaatcaaaaaagCTTTAGTCTGACACTATTTGCAAAAGACGGAGGTGGAAAAGTGTCATCCACAAGTGTCTTAGTAGATGTATTGGACGTTAATGATAATGCACCAGTTTTTGAGCTCGCTGAATATACACGGACCATAAGGGAAGGTGCAATGACTTTTGAACCGCAATTAATCATTAGA GCAGCAGATATTGATGGAATAGATCAGGGAGATGGAAGAATCAAATATTCTATTGAATCAGACAACAGTATAGCTAATCATGGAAATGTATTCAGCATTGATGAAGATACCGGGGAATTAaaagttgtaaataaagcTGAGTCAATGGATACACCCCGTGGGCAATATGAACTAGTTGTCAGAGCTACTGATTATG gaCATCCACCGCTCCATAATGAAACCAGAGTTTACATAAGGGTGGGCGTCCCTGGCAATCAGAGACCCACTTTCAAAGGAAACTTCCACAACTATAAATATACCACACATCAACGAGTACCCGACAGCACAGAagattttacttttgaattgAACCCAATGAACTACAAGGCAAGCATAAGAGAAGACGCTGGTCCTGGAGAAAATGTAACACTGGTTATAGCAAATGATCCTGACGGCTTAGATGATTTGCTAACATACCACATTGTATCAGGATCGAAGGACAACTTTATCATTAACGAAAA GACCGGATTGGTAACAGTTTCCAATGACGCAAACCTGGATAGGGATATAAACTCTGATAAATATGAAATCATAGTATCAGCTGTAGATAGTGGTGTACCAATCCCTGAAACTGCAACAACGACAATTTTTGTTACAATAGTAGATGTCAATAACAAGCCAcctaagtttaacgtgtctgaaTCAACAACTTATATAAGTGAAAAATCAAAAATCGGAAATACAGTAACTAAATTACAAGCTTATGATACCGATATAAATTCAAAGTTGAAGTATAGTATAATAGAGCCTATCAAAGCATTATCAAAGGCCGGGGTACAACTTCAATCTAATTCcaattatgattataaatctCTATTTCGTATAGATGAAGATACGGGTGAAATTTTCGTTAATGGAACATTGGACTATAGCCAAGCTTCTATAGTAATATTAACAGTGAAGGTTGTGGACATACATGGAGAGGTAGATAAGGAAAATCAATTCGCTGTTATAGAGCACACAATATATATACAACCGTATGCTGACAAAAATCCACAGTTTACTAATACCGGTTGGTCAAGTGCAAACCCTATAATTTATCAAAAAGTTAGAGAAGAACAACCAATTGGAAGCACGGTATTAGTTTTAACTGCAGAAGACCCGATATCAGGACATGTAATTTCCaattttaaagtaataaaCTCTGAAACAGGATTATTGCAAGTTGATCCATTAAGTGGGCAGGTTGTTTTAACAAAACATTTAGACTATGAAGAATTGAAGAATCCTAACTTGACTGTAACAGTCAAGGCTGCAAGCAATGATGGAAGTAAACATAGTATTGCCAAGATAATAGTAGAGGTAGTGAACATCAACGACAATCCTCCAATGTTTGACAAAGAg CTATACAAAGTAAGCGTATTGGAATCTATAAAACATCCAGAACAAATATTGGTAGTAAAAGCTACTGACGCAGATGCCGTATTAACAGATGTTGATAATGAAAAGGGATTTTCTGATATTCGCTACGCAATAAGAGGAGAAAATTCTGAATTATTTGTAATCGATAATGTCACTGGAATAATTCAG ATAGCGCCCAATAAAACTCTAGATAGAGAAAGACAATCCGTGATGAGATTAGAACTAATCGCTATGGACACTCCTAAAGGTGGTTCTGATCGTTTAAAATCATCTTCAATTATCTTTATTGATGTCCTTGATGTAGACGACAACACTCCTGCATTCGACAAGACTGTGTATACCG CTGTTGTACCTGAAAACGTGCCAATAGGAATAAGTGTTACTACAGTTACAGCTGTAGATCCAGATGAAGGAATAGGTGGTGAAATATTGTACGAGTTTTTAGACGAAGGTGAAGCTAATG gATTCTTTACAATCGACCAAACGACGGGTGAAATAAGAACCAACCGAGACCTCACAGGTCGTGGTCGAATAGAGCCATACCGGCTGCTGGTCGGAGCTACTGATGGTGGTGGTCACACCGGTGATACATCCCTACAACTGTACATAGGAGACGTTAGTGCTAACGACGGGGTACCTAGGTTTATAAGACCTGCGGCGGAGGAGGTTTTGCAAATCAGCGAG AATGCAACAATCGGCTCTCCAGTATTCCAGGCGGTGGCTAGTGACCCTGATGACCCTACGCAACCTTCGGGGCAGCTCTATTATTCGATACAACAAAATAATGCTGACTCTAAAGTTTTTGCTATAG ATGCTCAAACTGGAATCATAACTACAAGACAACCACTAGACAGAGAATACAAATCTTCATACACACTAGTATTGGAAGTTTGGGACCGAGGACAACCTCCACAGCACAGCGCTAGAGTAGCAACTGTAAATGTTACTGATGTAGATGATCATAAACCAAGATTTATCAGGAGTATT GATGACTCCCCTTACATAATGAACGTTAAAGAAGAAGTTCCAATAGATACGGTGGTTGGGACACTCGAAGCAATTGACGAAGACGTTGGGGAAAACGCGGCTATAGATTATGCCATTAAAG CTGGGAATGACATGGGACTCTTCAAACTGGAGCGCACAGATGACAACAAAGGTGTCATTAAAGTTGCAGCAACAGTGGACAGAGAAATGGTCGCTCGACAAGTGCTTACCGTGAAATGCTACAAATACGGATCTAAACCTAAACTATCTAAATCTTATAATCGACTG GATACTTCGGAGATGCAAGTCCTTATCAAAATCAACGACGTCGACGATCACTTACCAGAATTTGAAAGTCCAAACATAACTATCGGGGTAAAACTGAATGTTCCTATAGACACTCTTATAGGTAAAGTCAAAGCCACAGATAGAGACCCAGAAGCACTACCTATTAACTATGAAATCGTCAACATAACATTTGTATCGCCAATTCAAAAggaatacaaaaatataagtcAAGTTGTGGTTTTGAATAACATGACAGGTGAACTGAGGATAATGAAGAACTTGATGCAGTATGCCGATGGAATATTTAGACTTGTAATTAGAGCAAATAACTCTGACGATCCTGATAGATATGGCGATGTTTTAGTTGAG GTAGTGGTAGTTCGAGAAAGAGACCTCCTCAAACTCATTTGGGACACCGGCGCAACCAACGTCCGCTCCAACCTGCCAGCGCTCATGGGGAAGTTTGATAAAGTTCTCACACCCTTGGGCCTAAAGTTGCAAATCCATGACGCTGCCCCATTGGCCGCATCGGACAGAACTTTGGACTTCACTAAAACTGG TGCCTGCTTCCAATTCCGAAAGCTCGACTCAGGAGAAGCCCTAAACCCGAAAGCCATGAAAGCGACCATCCGTTCTCTCGGCACGGAATTCCAGGAGATTCTGGAAAGTTCTGGAGTCAGAAACGTGTCCAGTTGCGGCATATCTAGACAGAGGCATTCAGCTGTTCAACACGCGTTGCTCGGATTGGCAGCCATACTGCCGCTGGCTGCGTTTATAGCGGCGCTTGTGCTGTGCTGTATGCATTCTAGTG CGAAAAGGCGAGCGCGCCAAGCGCTATTAATCCACCGCGAGCCGCCACCGATAGGGGTCGCGCCGAGCAACATCTCAGCCCCGACCAGACTGTATGCAGAGCCGCTGTACTCCACGTGA
- the LOC105382107 gene encoding esterase E4 isoform X1 has product MRGYSLVQTIVHINRQGIGSLYLAESLNFIRTFKTTLKKHHYTSKKMMSRNIVPIKTQSVNAKESPEISVAQGRLRGSVEQLYNGTPYYSFKGIPYAEPPVGKLRFKSPQPPKPWTGVLEAVEHGKVCPQVEMFSGRFLEGSEDCLFLNIYTSSLQTKKPVMVFIHGGAFVSGSGDSELFGPHYLLEKDVVLVTINYRLEVLGFLCLDTEEVPGNAGMRDQVAALKWVQENISQFGGDPNNVTLFGESAGSVSVNHHVLSPLSRGLFHKAIMQSGVALNDWAIGQDGKERAIRAAKVLGKDITDPNELLSFFQTVPAKDLVLMTFKTVTMDEKHRCLPIHFCPVVEKTFDNVKPFLNDTPLNIVLQNKVANVPMMIGYNTSEGIMFIRLFLKKLDFILKNFQYKVPRELAQKVSESVQKEFGERIREFYFGDKDISKDTQAIISLESDFHFVYGVHRLAHFVSQHNNSTYLYTFNTQSDLNIMKNVIMGVPEVAGASHVDELFYLFSTNMTADTYRGQEDARQKVDVMTKLWTDFAKTGNPTPDDSLGVKWRPYSQSGGEYLSIDDKLTAGKFANRERVEFWNKLYGEAGLPCITKSHL; this is encoded by the exons ATGCGCGGATATTCACTAGTTCAAACAATAGTGCACATCAATCGACAAGGTATAGGTTCACTGTATTTAGCTGAATCACTTAATTTCATACGT ACTTTCAAGACTACATTGAAAAAACATCACTATACATCAAAAAAGATGATGTCTAGAAATATAGTTCCTATCAAAACACAAAGTGTTAATGCAAAG GAAAGTCCAGAAATTAGTGTAGCCCAAGGCCGTTTGAGAGGATCTGTAGAGCAGTTATACAATGGAACTCCATACTACAGTTTTAAAGGCATTCCTTACGCTGAGCCTCCAGTCGGGAAACTTAGATTCaag TCACCGCAGCCTCCAAAACCATGGACAGGAGTGCTGGAAGCTGTAGAACACGGCAAGGTTTGTCCTCAAGTGGAGATGTTCAGTGGACGGTTCCTGGAAGGAAGTGAAGACTGCCTCTTCCTCAACATCTACACCAGCTCACTACAAACAAAGAAACCCGTGATGGTATTCATACATGGAGGAGCATTCGTATCAGGATCCGGTGACAGTGAATTATTTGGACCCCACTATTTGCTAGAAAAGGATGTTGTATTAGTCACAATCAACTACAGGTTGGAAGTACTCGGTTTCTTGTGCTTGGATACAGAAGAGGTGCCCGGTAATGCTGGAATGAGAGATCAAGTGGCCGCCTTGAAGTGGGTGCAAGAGAATATATCCCAGTTTGGTGGTGACCCCAACAATGTGACATTGTTTGGAGAGAGTGCTGGGAGTGTTTCGGTTAACCATCATGTACTGTCACCGCTTTCCCGTGGCTTGTTTCATAAAGCAATTATGCAGAGTGGTGTAGCGTTAAATGACTGGGCTATTGGACAAGACGGCAAGGAAAGAGCTATTAGAGCAGCTAAAGTCCTAGGAAAGGACATAACAGATCCAAATGAACTGCTTAGCTTCTTTCAGACTGTACCAGCAAAAGACTTAGTGCTTATGACATTCAAAACAGTCACTATGGATGAAAAGCACCGCTGCCTGCCCATACATTTCTGTCCTGTTGTAGAAAAGACATTTGATAATGTAAAACCATTCTTGAATGATACACCATTAAACATAGTTTTACAAAACAAAGTTGCAAATGTTCCTATGATGATCGGCTACAATACTTCTGAGGGTATAATGTTTATCAGACTGTTTTTGAAGAAACTAGATTTCATACTTAAGAACTTTCAATATAAAGTTCCACGAGAATTAGCCCAAAAAGTTTCTGAATCCGTCCAAAAGGAGTTTGGTGAACGAATAAGGGAGTTCTACTTTGGCGACAAAGATATCAGTAAAGATACACAGGCTATTATATCGCTGGAGTCTGATTTCCACTTCGTGTATGGAGTGCACCGTTTAGCCCATTTTGTGTCTCAACATAACAACTCTACATACTTGTACACATTTAATACGCAAAGCGATTTGAACATTATGAAGAATGTGATTATGGGCGTGCCAGAAGTGGCAGGAGCGAGTCATGTGGATGAGCTGTTCTACTTGTTCAGTACAAATATGACCGCTGATACTTACAGGGGTCAAGAAGATGCGAGGCAGAAAGTGGATGTTATGACTAAGTTGTGGACGGATTTCGCTAAAACTGG TAACCCAACTCCAGACGACAGTTTGGGTGTGAAATGGCGGCCCTACTCGCAAAGCGGCGGCGAATATTTGAGCATTGACGACAAGTTGACTGCGGGTAAGTTTGCCAACAGGGAAAGAGTCGAATTCTGGAACAAACTGTATGGAGAGGCTGGCTTGCCTTGTATCACGAAGAGTCATTTGtaa
- the LOC105382107 gene encoding esterase FE4 isoform X2, whose protein sequence is MMSRNIVPIKTQSVNAKESPEISVAQGRLRGSVEQLYNGTPYYSFKGIPYAEPPVGKLRFKSPQPPKPWTGVLEAVEHGKVCPQVEMFSGRFLEGSEDCLFLNIYTSSLQTKKPVMVFIHGGAFVSGSGDSELFGPHYLLEKDVVLVTINYRLEVLGFLCLDTEEVPGNAGMRDQVAALKWVQENISQFGGDPNNVTLFGESAGSVSVNHHVLSPLSRGLFHKAIMQSGVALNDWAIGQDGKERAIRAAKVLGKDITDPNELLSFFQTVPAKDLVLMTFKTVTMDEKHRCLPIHFCPVVEKTFDNVKPFLNDTPLNIVLQNKVANVPMMIGYNTSEGIMFIRLFLKKLDFILKNFQYKVPRELAQKVSESVQKEFGERIREFYFGDKDISKDTQAIISLESDFHFVYGVHRLAHFVSQHNNSTYLYTFNTQSDLNIMKNVIMGVPEVAGASHVDELFYLFSTNMTADTYRGQEDARQKVDVMTKLWTDFAKTGNPTPDDSLGVKWRPYSQSGGEYLSIDDKLTAGKFANRERVEFWNKLYGEAGLPCITKSHL, encoded by the exons ATGATGTCTAGAAATATAGTTCCTATCAAAACACAAAGTGTTAATGCAAAG GAAAGTCCAGAAATTAGTGTAGCCCAAGGCCGTTTGAGAGGATCTGTAGAGCAGTTATACAATGGAACTCCATACTACAGTTTTAAAGGCATTCCTTACGCTGAGCCTCCAGTCGGGAAACTTAGATTCaag TCACCGCAGCCTCCAAAACCATGGACAGGAGTGCTGGAAGCTGTAGAACACGGCAAGGTTTGTCCTCAAGTGGAGATGTTCAGTGGACGGTTCCTGGAAGGAAGTGAAGACTGCCTCTTCCTCAACATCTACACCAGCTCACTACAAACAAAGAAACCCGTGATGGTATTCATACATGGAGGAGCATTCGTATCAGGATCCGGTGACAGTGAATTATTTGGACCCCACTATTTGCTAGAAAAGGATGTTGTATTAGTCACAATCAACTACAGGTTGGAAGTACTCGGTTTCTTGTGCTTGGATACAGAAGAGGTGCCCGGTAATGCTGGAATGAGAGATCAAGTGGCCGCCTTGAAGTGGGTGCAAGAGAATATATCCCAGTTTGGTGGTGACCCCAACAATGTGACATTGTTTGGAGAGAGTGCTGGGAGTGTTTCGGTTAACCATCATGTACTGTCACCGCTTTCCCGTGGCTTGTTTCATAAAGCAATTATGCAGAGTGGTGTAGCGTTAAATGACTGGGCTATTGGACAAGACGGCAAGGAAAGAGCTATTAGAGCAGCTAAAGTCCTAGGAAAGGACATAACAGATCCAAATGAACTGCTTAGCTTCTTTCAGACTGTACCAGCAAAAGACTTAGTGCTTATGACATTCAAAACAGTCACTATGGATGAAAAGCACCGCTGCCTGCCCATACATTTCTGTCCTGTTGTAGAAAAGACATTTGATAATGTAAAACCATTCTTGAATGATACACCATTAAACATAGTTTTACAAAACAAAGTTGCAAATGTTCCTATGATGATCGGCTACAATACTTCTGAGGGTATAATGTTTATCAGACTGTTTTTGAAGAAACTAGATTTCATACTTAAGAACTTTCAATATAAAGTTCCACGAGAATTAGCCCAAAAAGTTTCTGAATCCGTCCAAAAGGAGTTTGGTGAACGAATAAGGGAGTTCTACTTTGGCGACAAAGATATCAGTAAAGATACACAGGCTATTATATCGCTGGAGTCTGATTTCCACTTCGTGTATGGAGTGCACCGTTTAGCCCATTTTGTGTCTCAACATAACAACTCTACATACTTGTACACATTTAATACGCAAAGCGATTTGAACATTATGAAGAATGTGATTATGGGCGTGCCAGAAGTGGCAGGAGCGAGTCATGTGGATGAGCTGTTCTACTTGTTCAGTACAAATATGACCGCTGATACTTACAGGGGTCAAGAAGATGCGAGGCAGAAAGTGGATGTTATGACTAAGTTGTGGACGGATTTCGCTAAAACTGG TAACCCAACTCCAGACGACAGTTTGGGTGTGAAATGGCGGCCCTACTCGCAAAGCGGCGGCGAATATTTGAGCATTGACGACAAGTTGACTGCGGGTAAGTTTGCCAACAGGGAAAGAGTCGAATTCTGGAACAAACTGTATGGAGAGGCTGGCTTGCCTTGTATCACGAAGAGTCATTTGtaa